One part of the Quercus lobata isolate SW786 chromosome 7, ValleyOak3.0 Primary Assembly, whole genome shotgun sequence genome encodes these proteins:
- the LOC115952927 gene encoding disease resistance-like protein DSC1: protein MESLVTLELSGCFDIEKISEFVGNMGCLQELKLDGTGIKELPSSIEGLIGLTSLSLAYCDDLVCLPSAICSLKSLESLDLSWCLKIDKLPKNLGNVKGLKVLKLSGTAIKELPSSIEHMTSLTLLTFNKCKNLVCLPNSIFSLKLGNSLDLVGCSKFDNLPENLGNVEGLEKLDLSGTAIKELPSSIEHLTSLTLLSLKNCKNLVCLPSTICCLKLLNSLDLSGCSKFDRLPENLGNVEGLEFLDLSGTSIKEVPSSIVLLKNLKELLVHGLKETLFSFNSMPTSHIAVGLLLPSLSGLHSLIYLDLCDCDLSSIPNDIGNLSSLARLNLCGNNFVSLPKGISQLSNLQTLHLEGCKRLQSLENVPSTIVFVIANNCTSLERLPELQNHPLRSCPSRLLFTYLNCFKLVDNIQSGSNMLQGQSGRLPNMLEIIIPGGEIPKGFSPARFILKSPPRSKLQVLTGHTWKIQLQVPSCGCDELMGIALCIVFVPNGSYQSSCAFEVHGFRGAVPVKSDFAINYGKFESPTMLDSGFMTNYGKVESPHLWLLYLSTHYSGSNWGETFSQIDVNGAHQFEIEISFPEYEVEKVGFHLVYKQDIEDPNQTMAQCSSNSMLYEDLGDLHNDHSNSAAEGFRNKRSNDGDDGAGPSRKGYSDEEPQPERIHRLGRFMADSEDSSQREIFYFREWIFRLLCWCARDKDNRDDE from the exons ATGGAGTCACTCGTGACTCTTGAACTTTCTGGTTGCTTTGACATCGagaaaatttcagaatttgttGGAAACATGGGATGCTTGCAAGAGCTGAAATTGGATGGCACTGGTATTAAGGAACTACCTTCATCAATTGAAGGCTTGATTGGCTTGACTTCACTATCTCTAGCATATTGTGATGATCTTGTGTGTCTTCCTAGCGccatttgtagtttgaaatCGCTTGAATCTCTTGATCTTTCTTGGTGCttaaaaattgacaaattgCCAAAGAACCTAGGGAATGTCAAAGGTCTAAAGGTGCTTAAGTTGAGTGGAACAGCTATAAAAGAGCTCCCTTCATCAATTGAACATATGACAAGCCTTACTTTACTAACTtttaataaatgtaaaaatctTGTGTGTCTTCCTAACTCCATTTTTAGTTTGAAGTTGGGTAATTCTCTTGATCTTGTCGGATGCTCAAAATTTGACAACTTGCCAGAGAACCTAGGGAATGTTGAAGGTTTGGAGAAGCTTGATTTGAGTGGAACAGCTATTAAAGAGCTGCCTTCATCGATTGAACATTTGACAAGCCTTACTTTATTGTctctaaaaaattgtaaaaaccttGTGTGTCTTCCTAGCACCATTTGTTGTTTGAAGTTGCTTAATTCTCTTGATCTTTCTGGATGCTCAAAATTTGACAGGTTGCCAGAGAATTTGGGGAATGTTGAAGGTTTGGAGTTCCTTGATTTGAGTGGAACTTCTATAAAAGAAGTTCCTTCCTCCATTGTTCTccttaaaaatctcaaagaaCTTCTTGTCCATGGATTGAAAGaaacattattttcatttaattccATGCCAACGAGTCATATTGCTGTGGGCTTGTTATTGCCTTCATTATCAGGTCTGCATTCCTTAATATACTTAGATCTTTGTGACTGCGATCTTTCGTCAATCCCCAATGATATTGGCAACTTGTCTTCTTTAGCACGCTTAAATCTATgtggaaataattttgtttccCTTCCTAAAGGCATCTCTCAACTCTCTAACCTTCAAACACTCCATTTAGAGGGTTGCAAAAGGCTTCAATCATTGGAAAATGTTCCATCAACTATTGTATTCGTAATTGCAAACAATTGTACTTCACTGGAGAGATTGCCAGAACTACAAAATCATCCTCTTAGGTCATGTCCCTCCCGTTTGCTTTTCACGTATCTCAACTGCTTCAAATTGGTTGACAATATTCAAAGTGGAAGTAACATGcttcag GGACAAAGTGGTAGACTACCAAACATGTTAGAGATTATTATTCCTGGAGGTGAAATTCCAAAAGGGTTTAGCCCTGCAAGGTTTATTTTGAAAAGTCCCCCTCGAAGTAAGCTTCAAGTGTTGACAGGTCATACATGGAAGATACAACTACAAGTGCCGTCTTGTGGGTGTGATGAGCTGATGGGAATTGCGTTGTGCATTGTTTTTGTACCCAACGGGTCATATCAAAGCAGTTGTGCCTTTGAGGTACATGGATTTCGAGGGGCAGTTCCAGTAAAATCTGATTTTGCAATAAATTATGGTAAATTTGAGTCACCTACCATGCTAGACTCTGGATTTATGACAAATTATGGTAAAGTTGAATCACCTCACCTTTGGTTGCTCTATTTGTCCACTCACTATTCTGGCTCCAATTGGGGAGAAACATTTAGTCAAATTGATGTGAATGGAGCTCATCAATTTGAGATTGAAATATCTTTCCCAGAATATGAGGTGGAAAAAGTTGGGTTCCATTTGGTATACAAGCAAGACATCGAGGATCCCAATCAAACTATGGCACAATGTAGCAGCAACAGTATGCTCTATGAGGATCTGGGTGATCTCCATAATGATCATTCCAATTCAGCTGCAGAAGGTTTCAGAAATAAGCGAAGCAATGACGGGGATGATGGGGCTGGACCTAGCAGAAAAGGCTACTCTGATGAGGAACCACAGCCAGAGAGGATTCATAGACTCGGAAGATTTATGGCTGATTCTGAGGATTCTAGTCAAAGGGAAATTTTTTACTTCA
- the LOC115951459 gene encoding TMV resistance protein N-like, which translates to MGMEADSSSFPSSSSSSSTAQRKYDVFLSFRGEDTRNNFMDHLFNALKGKGIHTFRDDEELKKGKAIGPELLEAIKESKFAVIILSKDYASSTWCLDELAHIIFCKEEKGMTVLPVFHYVDPSDVRKQRKTFEQPFVEYEKKENKERVEKWRVALRQVGNLAGWHLKDTRPESQDIQEIVGCISLNLKYDAFPYITKDLVGIYSPVVELESCLAVGSNDVRFIGIWAMGGMGKTTLARVVYHMVSKEFEARGFIEDVRKNFENYGCVPLQQKIIDDILKDKDLKIEEEYDGVLKIKSRLSRKKILLVLDDVDKSKQLKMLSGEHDWFGPGTRIIITARDKHVLEAHGVDTIYEVKGLNDENALQLFCSKAFRKKHVLDDYIELSNHFLKYAGGLPLALEVLGSFLFGKSSVEWKIVLERLKEFPEEVILQKKDHVVEKLDILGLYPVLGLEELIDKSLLKIMYDDMVWMHDLLEEMGRNLVFQECLDDPGKRSRLWVYNDIDKVLEKNKGT; encoded by the exons ATGGGCATGGAAGCTGACTCGTCCTCTTTCCcaagttcttcttcttcttcttctactgcTCAAAGGAAGTATGACGTCTTCCTCAGTTTCAGAGGCGAGGACACCCGCAACAATTTTATGGATCATCTGTTTAATGCTTTGAAAGGCAAAGGCATTCACACTTTTAGAGACGACGAAGAACTTAAGAAAGGGAAAGCCATTGGACCAGAGTTGTTGGAAGCCATAAAAGAATCCAAATTTGCTGTAATCATTCTCTCAAAAGACTACGCATCTTCAACTTGGTGCTTGGATGAACTTGCACACATCATTTTTTGCAAGGAAGAGAAGGGAATGACAGTTTTGCCTGTTTTTCATTATGTCGATCCATCTGATGTACgaaaacaaaggaaaacttTTGAACAGccttttgttgaatatgaaaaaaaggagaacaaaGAGAGGGTCGAGAAATGGAGAGTTGCTCTGAGACAAGTGGGCAACCTCGCTGGATGGCATTTAAAGGATACTAG GCCTGAGTCACAAGATATCCAAGAAATTGTGGGATGCATATCACTTAACTTGAAATATGATGCATTCCCATATATTACCAAAGACCTAGTAGGAATATACTCTCCAGTGGTGGAATTGGAGTCGTGTTTAGCTGTAGGGTCAAATGATGTTCGCTTCATAGGAATTTGGGCTATGGGGGGAATGGGTAAGACTACTCTTGCTAGAGTTGTTTATCATATGGTTTCTAAAGAATTTGAAGCTCGTGGTTTTATTGAGGATGTtaggaaaaattttgaaaattatggTTGTGTTCCACTACAACAGAAAATTATTGATGACATTTTGAAGGATAAGGATTTGAAAATAGAAGAGGAGTATGACGGAGTTCTCAAGATCAAGAGTAGGTTAAGTCGTAAAAagattcttcttgttcttgatgatgtagATAAATCgaaacaattaaaaatgttATCTGGGGAGCATGATTGGTTTGGTCCCGGCACTAGAATTATCATAACAGCAAGAGATAAGCATGTGTTGGAGGCACATGGAGTGGATACAATATATGAAGTTAAAGGATTGAATGATGAaaatgctcttcagcttttttGCTCGAAAGCTTTTAGAAAAAAGCATGTACTTGATGATTATATAGAGCTCTCTAATCATTTTTTGAAGTATGCTGGTGGCCTTCCCTTAGCTCTTGAGgttttgggttcttttttgtttggaaaaagtAGTGTCGAATGGAAAATTGTGTTAGAGAGACTCAAAGAATTTCCTGAGGAAGTAATTCTCCAA AAGAAAGATCATGTAGTAGAAAAACTAGATATTCTTGGCCTTTACCCTGTTCTTGGATTGGAGGAACTCATTGATAAATCTCTCTTAAAAATTATGTATGACGATATGGTGTGGATGCATGACTTACTTGAAGAAATGGGTAGGAACCTAGTTTTTCAAGAGTGCCTTGATGATCCTGGGAAGCGGAGTAGACTATGGGTTTATAACGACATTGACAAAGtgttagaaaaaaataag GGAACATAA